A segment of the Xenorhabdus bovienii SS-2004 genome:
GTAGCATCGCATATGCAACCCGAAAACAATCAGATATCAATGAATTTTAAGTCATTATTCGGAGAATTTTGGCGTGTTATGGTAGGAACATGGACTTCTGTACCCATTTCTTACTTTATTAACGGATTTGTTATATCCAGCCTGAAAAAAGTCTTTCTTGGCAGGTTCTTTTTCATCAGGTATCTCATTGCCTCGATGACCACTCAGGCAGCTCTTCTGTTATCGGCTTATCCTATAAGCCTCTCTTCAAAATATAATTTCAATGAATTAATAACAATAATCACAACAACATGGTCTTACAAAGTCGTAATGTCCATTATTCTTCTGCCTATAGGGATCATCTTAGCGGATAAAGTCAAAAAACTAGAGTCGGCTGATGTATATGATTGGGGCATATCATATAATCCATTTTTCTTCAGAGGTAATAAAAAATGAAAGTCGTTAATTTGACAGACATACACCTGACCAGAAACAGAGATAAAAAACTATTTGATGTAAATACGTATGATAACTTTGATTTTGTTTGTGAGGAAATACATAGAATACAGAACCTTACTGAAATAGAGTTAATTATCGTGTCCGGTGATATTGCAAATGATGGTGATGTTGAGGCCTACAGATATTTTTTGAATAAAATGGAGTCACTAAAAACACCTTATATTTCCATACTCGGCAATCATGATCTCAATAAAAACTTTGAAATAACACTGGCGGAAGAAAAACCAAAATACATTATTTCCTCCCGTGAATATAACAATGATAATTGGTATATAACTGCCGTCGATACTGTCGTTGAAGGAGAAGATTATGGTTTTATAACTCAAGATAACCTTGCTGAATTAGAAAGAAAAATTATCACAAACAGCAATTTTAATATCGCTATATTTATGCATCATCATGCCATGCCGGTTGGTACGCCAATTGTAGATAGCTGCATGCTGAACAATGCCAAAGCAATACTGGAACTTTGTGAGAAACATAGGGTTAAATTTATTGGTAGCGGTCATGCACACACACCCCGCGTTTGGCATCATAATAATATGACAGCATGTGTTTCTCCTGCTGTTTCATTTCAATGGTTATCAGGCACCAATACAGTGAAAATTTCAAAAGGCTTTGGCTTTAATGTTATAGATTTTTCACCAGATTTATCTATCACTTCATGTATTTATTAATCGTCAATAACGACAAGTAAAAAAGCGCTTCATATGAGGCGCTTACTTATTGGTTGATACCTGATAGGGTACTTTATCGGGGAATTACATCCTTGTATTCACTTCAGCCATTCCGCCCTCAATACGCAAACTGAAAAATAATATTCACTTTTAAGATCATGCGGGCAGAAAAAAGACTTTACTCAGCAATTCCCTGACTTCTCAGATACTCATCATAAGTCCCTCTGAAATCAATCACTTCGTCGGATTTCATTTCTAAAACACGGCTTGCCAATGAGCTAACAAATGCACGGTCATGGGAAACGAAAATCAACGTACCTTGATAAAGTTCCAGCGCAAGGTTAAGGGATTCGATGGATTCCATATCCAGATGGTTGGTTGGCTCATCCATAATCAGAATATTCGGTTTGTGCATCATCAGTTTACCGAACAGCATCCGTCCTTGTTCACCACCGGACAGTACCTTGACCTTCTTCTTGATATCATCCTGACCAAACAACAAACGTCCCAGCGCACTGCGCACGGACTGCTCATCGTCTCCTTCGCGCTTCCACTGACTCATCCATTCAAATACCGTCAGATCGCAGTCAAAATCGCTGGCGTGATCCTGCGCATAATAGCCAATCGTATTATTTTCAGACCATTTGATCGTACCACTGTTCGGCTCTGCTTCACCTACCAGCGTTTTCAGCAGCGTAGTTTTACCGATACCGTTTTCACCAATAACCGCCATTTTTTCGCCAACTTCCATCAGCAGGTTCAGGTTCTTAAACAGTGGTTCGTTACCATAGCTCTTGGTGACACCTTCCAACTCTAGCGCATTACGGAACAGTTTTTTCTCCTGTTCAAAGCGGATATACGGGTTTTGGCGGCTGGAAGCTTTCACTTCTTCTAACTGGATTTTGTCAATCTGGCGAGCACGGGACGTTGCCTGCTTAGACTTAGACGCATTGGCACTGAAACGACTAACAAATGACTGTAAATCGGCAATCTGTGCCTTTTTCTTGGCGTTGTCTGCCAATTGACGTTCACGAGCCTGCGTCGCCGCAGTCATGTATTCATCATAGTTCCCCGGGAACAGACGCAATGCGCCATAATCCAGATCTGCCATGTGAGTACAGACCATATTCAGGAAATGGCGGTCATGGGAAATAATAATCATGGTACTGTTACGTTCGTTGAGCACTTGTTCCAGCCAGCGGATAGTATCGATATCCAAGTTGTTGGTTGGCTCATCGAGCAGCAGAACATCAGGATTAGAAAACAGTGCCTGTGCCAGCAAGACACGCAGTTTCCAACCCGGTGCCACCGCGTTCATCAAACCATAATGCTGATCCACAGGGATACCGACACCGAGCAGCAATTCTCCCGCACGTGCCTCTGCACTATAGCCATCCATTTCACCGTAGGCGACCTCCAGATCAGCCACACGATAGCCGTCTTCTTCGCTCATTTCTGCCAAGGCATAAATGCGGTCACGTTCCTGCTTAACTTCCCACAGTTCCGAGTGCCCCATGATGACAGTATCCAGCACCGTGTAGGTTTCGAAAGCAAACTGATCCTGACGTAGCTTACCCAATCGCTCATTGGGATCAAGACTGACATTACCGGCGGTTGGCGTTAAATCTCCACCCAGGATTTTCATAAAAGTAGACTTACCCGCCCCATTCGCGCCAATCAGACCATAACGATTGCCGTTGCCGAATTTGGCAGAAATATTTTCAAATAGTGGCTTACTGCCAAACTGCATGGTGATGTTGTTTGTACTTAACACAACTTTTGCTCTTAAAGTGGATAAAAGGGAATTTGGAAAAAATCGATAGTCGCGCATTATGACACAACAAGAAAAAAGTATCGCCAGAATACCTCGACCTCTATCTCAAAAACCAAAACACAGACCCCGTTCACATAAAAAAATAAATAAAATTTTCTTATGAAACAACCTGAATTGCCCGCTAAGAAAACATAGAATAAGGCCAATAATTATTATAGACTTTCGATGAATTTTGCGGCTCAACAATTTGATATACCGGAAAAAGAAAATGCAAAAAATCAGATGGGGTATTATTGGTTGTGGTGATGTAACAGAAGTAAAAAGTGGCCCTGCTTTTTATAAACTGGAAGGTTCAGAATTAATTGCAGTTATGCGGCGCAACGCCAATTTAGCAAAAGAATTTGCCAAACGGCATAATGTCCCAAAGTGGTATTCTGATGCCGAATCGCTGGTTAATGATCCTGAAATTGATGCGATATACATTGCGACACCCCCTCGACACACAAAGAATATACTATCCTGGCTGCACAAGCCGGAAAAATAGTATACGTTGAAAAACCCATGGCGCTGACCTTTGAAGAATGCAATGAAATGATCGCTGCCTGTCGTTCTCAGAATGTGCCGCTATTTGTCGCGTATTATCGAAGAGCACTACCAAGATTCCTAAAGATAAAAGAATTAATTGATTCAGGTGCCATTGGTACTCCGCGCATTGTAAATTGCCAACTCTTCAGAGAAATGGAATCCCGCTACCAAGATCCTGATAATTTACCCTGGTTCGTAAAACCAGAAATATCCGGTGGTGGGTTATTTGTCGATTTAGCCTGCCATACACTTGATATATTGGATTTTCTGTTGGGTAAAATCGTTTCGGTCAAAGGGCATGCCAATTCACAGGCAAAAGCCTATCCGGCGGAAGATTGTGTCTCAATGTCATTTATGTTTGAAAACCATATCCAAGGCGTTGGTATATGGAATTTTGTCGCTGGCGACCGTGAAGATAAAGTAGAAATTATCGGCACAAAAGGCAAAATCACGTTTGCGACATTCGGTGATGCAGCTATTTCATATTATGACGAAAATAATCAGCTGCACCAATTCCATTTTAAAAACCCCAAACATATTCAGATGCCATTTATTCAAACGGTTATTCATCAATTGCAGCGCAATGATATCAGTTCATCCAATGGAGAAGCCGCCGCAAGAACCAGTTGGGTTATTGATGAAGTTCTAAAAGAGTATCGAACTGCCCTATACATAAAAAACAAAGAACCATAACCCGTCAGGCCAGCATCGGCTGGCCAAAGTATTTAGCAAGTGTTTGAAAAACATTAATGTTAAAGATGACAACAGGAGAAATAAAAATATATCAACTATCAGAATATTGTTCTGATAGTGAAATAAATTATTAATTTATTACGGAGTAATTGACATCAGTTTATTAACTTCGTTATATCCTTCTTTTTCATAAAAACGAATAGCTTCAAAATTTTGCGACAATACTGTCAATTCCAAATGCGAATAATTGTTTTCTTGTGTCCATTTTTTCATTCCAGCTAACAGTCGCTGACCAATTCCTTGACTTCTGGCATCCTGACTGACGATCAAATCAAAAACATAACCATAAGTTCGTGGTATCAAACAATTAAACGGTGGCGTATTTTGCTCTTGCGCAATGGAAAATCCTTTAATATCACCATTATCATCTTCCGCAACCAATAAATGAAATTTATTATTATCTTTCTAAGAAATAATTAAATTTCTATCCTGCTCCGAGCCTTTTAGCCTATCTGGCTGCAATTCAGCCATTTCACTAAATAAAACGTTATAGAGTGACAAAATAGCGTCAATATCCCGTATGAAAGCCGATCTTATTATCATAATTAGTCCTTAATGCTGAAATTATTGAAAGTGCCACACGGTTTATTATTCCAGCCAATCATGCTCCAAGTAAAGACCTCACTGAACTCTTCCAGCGCGCCAAAGCCGCCGGGTAGTGCCACAAAATCCTCTGCCAGTTCAATCATTACTTTTTAATTATAAGTTACACAACTGATAATACAGTTGAGTTGCGCCTGTTTCGCTGCGAAGATGGCAGCCCTAGATAACATGTTGTAACCGAGGTTTTCTGTAAATGTCTTTTTCCAAACACCGGGCGGCTTCTTTTCCACTGCTTCCTATCGTTTTATTATTACTTTCAATGACATCAATTCAAGCGGGTGCTTCACTGGCCAAAACAGTATTTCATGTCATTGGCGCACCTGGTGTCACCGCCCTGAGGCTGGCGTTGGGGACGATTATTTTATTTCTGATTTTTAAACCTTGGCGTCTGAAATTCCAGCGAGAGTCTCTTATTCCTCTTTTTGCCTATGGCATTTCATTGGGCGCAATGAATTACTTGTTTTACATGGCATTGTCCCGTATTCCTCTTGGTATTGCTGTTGCGCTTGAATTTACGGGGCCTTTAGCTGTTGCCATGTTCTCTTCCCGACGCCCGCTGGATTTCCTTTGGATCGCCTTGGTCATTGCAGGATTAGGTTTTCTGTTACCGGTCGGAGATGGCGTCAGCACACTTGATCCTATCGGAGTCTTATATGCACTGGGAGCCGGTGTTTTCTGGGCACTCTACATTATTTTCGGGCAACGTGCTGGTGCCGGCTACGGGGCTGCAACAGTTTCCATTGGATCATTGATTGCCGCTATGATTTTCTTCCCTGTGGGATTGATACAAACTGGCCCTGAGTTACTGTTTGATCCCTCGTTGCTGCCTATTGCACTAGGGATCGCCATTTTATCTACCGCATTTCCCTATACACTGGAAATGATTGCCCTCACCCGATTACCTGCCAAAACGTTTGGGACATTAATGAGCCTTGAACCTGCCTTGGGAGCATTATCAGGGATTATCTTCTTGAATGAGCATTTGACGATGACTCAGTGGATCGCCCTGTTCTGTATTATTTTCGCTTCAATAGGCTCTACCTCAACCATTAAGCGGAAAACTAAAATAGAAAAATTAGAATAATCAATATGAAGGGTATATCAACTATCAATGTAATAGAGACAAGCAATATGACTCCCGGAGAGTTATCAACTAATCTTATTTCATCCGATGAGATAACTCATTATACGGCATTAAGGGAACATCATTATGAGTACAGCAAAATTAATCAACCCCAACACTTCCCACCTGATTTATACCCGCAACAACGTTAAT
Coding sequences within it:
- a CDS encoding VUT family protein; protein product: MTQNYPTHSKFKYDSLFISLSVTIMITCDVLVYKTLDFYDFKITFSGILFSFYFLISTIQTEVYGYRQGVKTVWIMVLCQSIFVMVIFVASHMQPENNQISMNFKSLFGEFWRVMVGTWTSVPISYFINGFVISSLKKVFLGRFFFIRYLIASMTTQAALLLSAYPISLSSKYNFNELITIITTTWSYKVVMSIILLPIGIILADKVKKLESADVYDWGISYNPFFFRGNKK
- a CDS encoding metallophosphoesterase family protein, whose amino-acid sequence is MKVVNLTDIHLTRNRDKKLFDVNTYDNFDFVCEEIHRIQNLTEIELIIVSGDIANDGDVEAYRYFLNKMESLKTPYISILGNHDLNKNFEITLAEEKPKYIISSREYNNDNWYITAVDTVVEGEDYGFITQDNLAELERKIITNSNFNIAIFMHHHAMPVGTPIVDSCMLNNAKAILELCEKHRVKFIGSGHAHTPRVWHHNNMTACVSPAVSFQWLSGTNTVKISKGFGFNVIDFSPDLSITSCIY
- a CDS encoding ABC-F family ATPase produces the protein MLSTNNITMQFGSKPLFENISAKFGNGNRYGLIGANGAGKSTFMKILGGDLTPTAGNVSLDPNERLGKLRQDQFAFETYTVLDTVIMGHSELWEVKQERDRIYALAEMSEEDGYRVADLEVAYGEMDGYSAEARAGELLLGVGIPVDQHYGLMNAVAPGWKLRVLLAQALFSNPDVLLLDEPTNNLDIDTIRWLEQVLNERNSTMIIISHDRHFLNMVCTHMADLDYGALRLFPGNYDEYMTAATQARERQLADNAKKKAQIADLQSFVSRFSANASKSKQATSRARQIDKIQLEEVKASSRQNPYIRFEQEKKLFRNALELEGVTKSYGNEPLFKNLNLLMEVGEKMAVIGENGIGKTTLLKTLVGEAEPNSGTIKWSENNTIGYYAQDHASDFDCDLTVFEWMSQWKREGDDEQSVRSALGRLLFGQDDIKKKVKVLSGGEQGRMLFGKLMMHKPNILIMDEPTNHLDMESIESLNLALELYQGTLIFVSHDRAFVSSLASRVLEMKSDEVIDFRGTYDEYLRSQGIAE
- a CDS encoding Gfo/Idh/MocA family protein — protein: MIAACRSQNVPLFVAYYRRALPRFLKIKELIDSGAIGTPRIVNCQLFREMESRYQDPDNLPWFVKPEISGGGLFVDLACHTLDILDFLLGKIVSVKGHANSQAKAYPAEDCVSMSFMFENHIQGVGIWNFVAGDREDKVEIIGTKGKITFATFGDAAISYYDENNQLHQFHFKNPKHIQMPFIQTVIHQLQRNDISSSNGEAAARTSWVIDEVLKEYRTALYIKNKEP
- the rhtA gene encoding threonine/homoserine exporter RhtA; amino-acid sequence: MSFSKHRAASFPLLPIVLLLLSMTSIQAGASLAKTVFHVIGAPGVTALRLALGTIILFLIFKPWRLKFQRESLIPLFAYGISLGAMNYLFYMALSRIPLGIAVALEFTGPLAVAMFSSRRPLDFLWIALVIAGLGFLLPVGDGVSTLDPIGVLYALGAGVFWALYIIFGQRAGAGYGAATVSIGSLIAAMIFFPVGLIQTGPELLFDPSLLPIALGIAILSTAFPYTLEMIALTRLPAKTFGTLMSLEPALGALSGIIFLNEHLTMTQWIALFCIIFASIGSTSTIKRKTKIEKLE